The proteins below come from a single Amphiura filiformis chromosome 15, Afil_fr2py, whole genome shotgun sequence genomic window:
- the LOC140171594 gene encoding uncharacterized protein, whose amino-acid sequence MGASVKPTFIWQRVLTNDATTLVPPIQGLSLQHTVYLVSDDIGATFTCVMNHPLLETPRTCSLIPLPQPSPPEASPTFTLNPTNEHLTLSRGKAATITYATTKQLLTTPMENAQPTKPYSRKNQSHTLPVVLAVIFILIASVVGIILVLVWRKRNRKIPIPSRPDYVLTIEKDCSITPDYSVVNAPDSIDKARKLSPKTTTQKQSSTDQNFNNGNPEDTRNCNGCIQDGDEYENINQRNSSQGPLHGTSQNDELTYADLELPEISQSNTLARIAQSQQDATVYADIQGTL is encoded by the coding sequence ATGGGTGCAAGCGTAAAGCCTACGTTTATATGGCAACGTGTTCTCACTAATGACGCCACGACTCTTGTTCCACCAATACAGGGGTTATCATTGCAACATACGGTGTATTTAGTGTCAGATGATATCGGGGCTACGTTCACTTGTGTGATGAACCATCCATTGTTGGAGACACCTCGGACGTGTTCCTTAATACCTCTTCCTCAGCCCAGCCCACCTGAAGCTAGTCCAACTTTTACATTAAACCCTACCAATGAACACCTGACTTTGTCGCGTGGAAAAGCTGCCACAATTACTTACGCGACAACCAAACAGCTTCTTACCACGCCGATGGAAAACGCGCAACCAACCAAGCCGTATTCAAGAAAGAATCAATCGCATACTTTACCAGTCGTTCTTGCCGTGATATTTATCCTAATTGCATCTGTTGTTGGGATAATTCTGGTTTTGGTATGGCGTAAAAGGAACAGAAAGATCCCTATACCATCTAGACCTGATTACGTTCTAACCATTGAAAAAGACTGTTCGATAACACCAGATTACTCCGTCGTCAACGCGCCTGATTCGATAGACAAAGCACGCAAACTTAGCCCCAAAACAACAACTCAAAAGCAGTCTTCAACGGATCAAAACTTTAACAATGGTAATCCAGAAGACACTAGGAATTGCAATGGTTGTATACAAGATGGTGATGAGTATGAGAACATAAATCAAAGAAACAGTTCGCAAGGACCTCTTCATGGCACATCGCAAAATGATGAGCTGACGTATGCAGATTTAGAATTGCCTGAAATATCCCAATCCAACACATTAGCAAGAATAGCACAGAGTCAACAAGATGCTACAGTTTATGCCGATATACAAGGAACACTTTAA
- the LOC140171593 gene encoding uncharacterized protein: MALRFASSVLLVTFFQSTTIFAPYVDQETTSVTSYIGGAVSIRCDIKYVYADALIIWYHDDRSLYISSDETINTNVPSELANRVSVTCSRLLENGICTLTISGLTSYDDGTYKCGYIRDRVINFLGTVNVEVIPGDPPSEDSPICEILTVVSDGTGTYYTPSPSGHSVGDTIFLRCSETGASVKPTFLWQRGLNNDVTTLTSPIQGLSLQHEVDLVAGDIGATFTCVMNHPLLETPWTCSLIPLPQPSTPNPPDALNPTNEHLTLSHGKAATTFATTKQLPTTPMKNAQPTDMTKPYSRKNQSHTLSAVLAVVFILIIASVTGIILVLVWRKRNRKIPRPDYVLTIEKDCSITPDYSVVNAPDSIDKARQLSPKTILTTQKQSSTDENFNNESPKGTMNYNGCIQDGLLQHVQGTSQKDELTYAELELPEISHSNTLARIAQSQQDATVYADIQGTL, translated from the coding sequence ATGGCGCTCCGTTTTGCCAGTTCTGTTTTGCTTGTTACATTTTTCCAATCTACAACAATATTTGCACCTTATGTGGACCAAGAAACAACTTCTGTCACTAGTTACATAGGGGGAGCAGTCAGTATACGTTGTGACATTAAATACGTTTATGCTGACGCCCTAATTATTTGGTATCATGATGATAGATCTTTATACATAAGTTCCGACGAGACCATTAACACCAACGTACCATCTGAACTAGCAAATCGGGTATCAGTGACGTGCTCTCGGTTGCTAGAGAATGGAATATGTACTTTGACAATATCGGGCTTGACTTCTTATGATGATGGTACATATAAATGTGGATATATACGTGATAGAGTGATTAACTTTCTAGGTACTGTGAATGTTGAAGTCATTCCTGGTGATCCACCTTCGGAAGACTCGCCGATTTGTGAGATATTAACCGTTGTGAGTGATGGCACTGGCACATATTACACACCATCGCCATCTGGGCATTCTGTTGGTGATACCATATTCTTAAGATGCAGCGAAACGGGTGCAAGCGTAAAGCCTACGTTTCTATGGCAACGTGGTCTCAATAATGACGTCACGACTCTTACTTCTCCAATACAAGGGTTATCATTACAGCATGAGGTGGATTTAGTGGCAGGGGATATCGGGGCTACGTTCACTTGTGTGATGAACCATCCATTATTGGAGACACCTTGGACGTGTTCCTTAATACCTCTTCCTCAGCCCAGCACACCTAATCCACCTGATGCATTAAATCCTACCAATGAACACTTGACTTTGTCGCATGGAAAAGCTGCCACAACTTTCGCGACAACGAAACAGCTTCCTACCACACCGATGAAAAACGCGCAACCAACCGACATGACCAAGCCGTATTCAAGGAAGAATCAATCGCATACTTTAAGTGCCGTTCTCGCCGTGGTATTTATCCTTATTATTGCATCAGTAACGGggataattttggttttggtatGGCGTAAAAGGAACAGAAAGATCCCAAGACCTGATTACGTTCTAACCATTGAAAAAGACTGTTCGATAACACCAGATTACTCCGTCGTCAACGCGCCTGATTCGATAGACAAAGCACGCCAACTTagccccaaaacaatactaaCAACTCAAAAGCAGTCTTCAACGGATGAAAACTTTAACAATGAGAGTCCAAAAGGCACTATGAATTACAATGGTTGTATACAAGATGGACTTCTGCAGCATGTCCAGGGAACATCACAGAAAGATGAGTTGACGTATGCCGAATTAGAATTGCCTGAAATCTCTCACTCCAACACATTAGCAAGGATAGCACAGAGTCAACAAGATGCTACAGTTTATGCCGATATCCAAGGAACTCTTTGA